In Malaclemys terrapin pileata isolate rMalTer1 chromosome 11, rMalTer1.hap1, whole genome shotgun sequence, a single genomic region encodes these proteins:
- the LOC128845444 gene encoding zinc finger and SCAN domain-containing protein 29-like yields the protein MQSSSAQVTMQSQNRKRAPAWTVREVLDLITVWGDESVLSELRSKRRNAKTFEKISKAMRDRGHNRDSTQCRVKFKELRQAYQKAKESNGRSGTEPQTCCFYAELQAILGEATTTTPPLAVDSDDGVLSVAMSKDFAGGEDEEEEEEEVEESTQHTILPDSQDLFLTLTEIPSQGGIPDHEAVEGTSAANVSSLPPPSQRLSQIRRQKNTHMR from the exons atgcagagctcatcagcacaggtgaccatgcagtcccagaatcgaaaaagagctccagcatggaccgtacgggaggtactggatctgatcactgtatggggagatgaatctgtgctatcagaactccgttccaaaagacggaatgccaaaacatttgaaaaaatctccaaggccatgagggacagaggccacaacagggactcaacacagtgccgcgtgaaatttaaggagctgagacaagcgtaccagaaagccaaagaatcaaacggacgctccgggacagagccccagacatgctgcttctatgctgagctgcaggCAATTCTAGGGgaggccaccaccactaccccacccttGGCCGTGGACTCCGATGATGGAGTACTCTCAGTTGCCATGTCTAAGGATTTTGCAggcggggaagatgaggaggaggaggaggaggaggttgaggagagcacacagcacaccattctccccgacagccaggatctttttctcaccctgactgaaataccctcccaaggtggtaTTCCAGACCATGAAGCtgtagaagggacctctg ctgcaaatgtttcaagcctccctcctccgtcccaaaggctatctcagataaggcggcaaaAAAACACGCACatgcgatga